A genome region from Archaeoglobus fulgidus DSM 4304 includes the following:
- a CDS encoding (Fe-S)-binding protein: MPEYIFNFISFEEFCEVEKRILRLRLSELSHVPFSEEPELQEPNPEWSEKYVTELDGYIAIDEPWKPQNEEEEKELVERFLSGLRKLLDREANWTFLQPLMLSLEYCARCQTCSEACPIYVSSGRKEIYSPLFRSEMFRKIIRETKGGKRRGRLTVKAILRLAELAYRCTLCRRCTLACPLGIDNGLITREIRKLFSQEMGIAPSSLHMQGSVQQLVDGTSVGFTPIVMEDFVREIEFMVSQVLGRRYYLPVDVKGVDILLIHSVADYIHHPETIAAMAIIFEMAGYEWTLSSKAPALDAVNYGMWYDDIQLARIALSHVKVASELDVERIVVGESGHAHSTLLTTSERFFVELFPVESYLPLLWKIVRRREIKFDADLNDFPVTLHDPCYITRFTGIIKPQRDILKDVCPQFREMKPSGVKNYCCGGGGGLAVINTMNFPDFRARIASRLKVKQIVDAFNSDVSEKVQKYVCAPCSNCKMTINHALKHFGLNRFNMKCVGIPEIVLNCVENVEKKILSIV, from the coding sequence ATGCCAGAATACATCTTCAACTTTATTTCTTTTGAGGAGTTTTGTGAGGTGGAAAAGAGGATTCTCAGGCTCAGGTTGAGCGAACTTTCCCACGTTCCATTTTCAGAGGAGCCAGAGCTTCAGGAACCAAATCCTGAGTGGAGCGAGAAGTACGTTACTGAGCTTGACGGCTACATAGCCATAGACGAGCCTTGGAAACCGCAGAATGAGGAAGAGGAAAAGGAGCTGGTTGAGAGGTTCCTTTCCGGGCTGAGAAAGCTCCTTGACAGGGAGGCAAACTGGACATTCTTGCAGCCTTTAATGCTTTCTTTGGAGTACTGCGCCCGGTGCCAGACCTGCAGTGAAGCCTGTCCCATTTACGTGTCAAGCGGGAGGAAGGAAATTTACAGCCCCCTCTTCAGGTCAGAGATGTTCAGAAAAATCATCAGGGAAACAAAGGGCGGGAAGAGAAGGGGAAGGCTGACGGTAAAGGCCATTTTGAGGCTCGCTGAACTCGCCTACAGATGCACCCTCTGCAGAAGATGCACCCTCGCATGTCCACTCGGAATAGACAACGGCCTGATAACGAGAGAAATAAGGAAGCTCTTCAGCCAGGAGATGGGAATAGCTCCTTCATCCCTGCACATGCAGGGTAGTGTGCAGCAGCTTGTTGATGGCACATCCGTTGGCTTCACACCCATCGTAATGGAGGATTTTGTCAGAGAGATAGAGTTCATGGTAAGTCAGGTGCTTGGAAGGAGGTACTATCTTCCAGTGGACGTTAAAGGAGTTGACATCCTCCTGATTCACAGCGTTGCGGACTACATCCATCACCCTGAAACCATAGCCGCAATGGCAATCATTTTCGAAATGGCTGGCTATGAGTGGACGCTGAGCAGCAAAGCTCCGGCCCTCGATGCGGTCAATTATGGAATGTGGTATGACGATATACAGCTTGCAAGAATAGCTCTGAGCCATGTTAAAGTAGCGAGTGAGCTTGACGTTGAAAGGATTGTGGTTGGTGAGAGCGGGCATGCGCACAGCACGTTGCTGACGACTTCTGAAAGGTTCTTCGTCGAGCTTTTTCCAGTTGAGAGCTATCTCCCACTTCTGTGGAAAATTGTCAGAAGGAGAGAAATCAAATTTGACGCCGATTTAAACGACTTTCCAGTCACCCTTCATGACCCCTGCTACATAACGAGGTTTACAGGCATAATCAAGCCACAGAGGGACATTCTGAAGGACGTCTGCCCCCAGTTCAGGGAGATGAAGCCAAGCGGCGTGAAAAACTACTGCTGCGGCGGAGGAGGGGGGCTTGCAGTTATCAACACAATGAACTTTCCCGACTTCAGGGCGAGGATAGCGAGCAGGCTTAAAGTTAAGCAGATTGTAGATGCCTTCAACTCTGACGTCAGCGAGAAAGTGCAGAAGTATGTCTGTGCTCCCTGCAGCAACTGCAAGATGACAATAAACCACGCCCTCAAGCATTTTGGCCTCAACAGGTTCAATATGAAGTGTGTGGGAATCCCTGAGATTGTTTTGAACTGTGTTGAGAACGTTGAAAAGAAAATTCTCAGTATTGTTTAG
- a CDS encoding respiratory nitrate reductase subunit gamma: MIWVQAIAYFGIAVFFLVVSVKFLKYLSMPLHLRWELYPVPHEKYRAKYGGSYYEETEWWKKPRETSFAGELKEMLLEMLFIKRAFEYNRRLWFLTFPFHAGIYLMLLWFALIFASAAFEVLCVGLDLTNAASIVFGIGVTLLIFGTTALLLNRAIDRKLRTYSSPVDYFNLLFILAVAVTGLLAMRADMEFQHAKAFAVSLITFTPTGELPAAVALHTALLSLLVAYIPNTKMSHFIAKYFTYHQVLWEDTPNLVNSPLRERIALHLGYKVKWSAPHIRADLTWAEEATAIEPVLEVRALAERRKRR; encoded by the coding sequence ATGATTTGGGTGCAAGCAATTGCTTACTTTGGGATTGCAGTTTTCTTTTTAGTTGTATCGGTGAAGTTTCTGAAGTATCTGTCGATGCCACTGCATCTCAGATGGGAGCTGTATCCCGTCCCGCATGAAAAGTACAGGGCGAAGTACGGAGGAAGCTACTACGAGGAGACCGAATGGTGGAAGAAACCGAGGGAAACATCCTTTGCCGGGGAGCTTAAGGAAATGCTGCTGGAGATGCTCTTCATTAAGAGGGCTTTCGAGTACAACCGCCGCCTGTGGTTCTTAACCTTCCCCTTCCACGCCGGTATTTACCTCATGCTTCTCTGGTTTGCCCTCATTTTCGCTTCTGCAGCTTTTGAAGTATTGTGCGTGGGCTTAGATCTAACAAATGCTGCGTCCATCGTCTTCGGTATCGGCGTCACACTTCTGATTTTCGGCACAACTGCGTTGCTGCTCAACAGGGCGATAGACAGAAAGCTCAGAACCTACAGCTCGCCGGTGGATTACTTCAACCTGCTTTTCATACTTGCCGTAGCTGTTACCGGCCTACTCGCAATGAGGGCTGACATGGAGTTCCAGCATGCCAAAGCCTTTGCCGTCTCGCTGATTACATTCACTCCTACAGGCGAGCTGCCGGCTGCAGTTGCCCTCCACACAGCCCTGCTTTCCCTGCTTGTTGCCTATATCCCCAACACGAAGATGTCCCACTTCATTGCTAAGTACTTCACCTACCATCAGGTGCTGTGGGAAGATACTCCGAACCTCGTAAACTCACCGCTGAGGGAAAGGATTGCGCTTCATCTCGGCTACAAAGTGAAGTGGTCGGCCCCTCACATAAGGGCAGACCTGACATGGGCGGAAGAGGCTACAGCCATCGAACCTGTTCTTGAGGTCAGGGCTCTGGCCGAGAGAAGAAAGAGGAGGTAA
- a CDS encoding respiratory nitrate reductase subunit gamma, whose product MGQRKKCVGGEKAMAGELAWFIANILPYITLAVMTLALVYNFVKWLVMPRPVVWAIFPAKHNTVEILLGLVKKIFVLPGPRKVDISIWILAMLFHIGLIVSLSLHAKYIFVPSLGPMEYYLGAAAGVAAAIGTIGFFIRRIEMHKTKVDSTFADYFALILLMATLTLGAYLRIGGIMDHEHMWMWVRGILTLSPVDPPTHPLFLVHITLAQIYMMYLPFKTLIHPIAIFFGQKVILDERHIYPR is encoded by the coding sequence GTGGGACAGAGAAAAAAATGCGTTGGAGGTGAAAAAGCCATGGCTGGAGAATTAGCATGGTTTATTGCGAACATTCTGCCCTACATAACGCTGGCAGTGATGACACTGGCCCTCGTTTACAATTTTGTGAAATGGCTGGTTATGCCGAGGCCTGTAGTGTGGGCAATATTTCCAGCAAAGCATAACACCGTTGAAATATTGCTCGGACTGGTGAAGAAGATTTTCGTCCTGCCGGGGCCGAGAAAGGTTGACATCTCCATCTGGATTCTGGCGATGCTCTTCCACATCGGTCTGATTGTGAGCCTTAGCTTACACGCCAAGTACATATTCGTTCCATCGCTTGGGCCTATGGAGTACTACCTCGGTGCGGCTGCCGGCGTTGCTGCCGCAATTGGAACGATAGGTTTCTTCATCAGGAGAATTGAAATGCACAAGACGAAGGTCGATTCAACCTTTGCGGACTACTTTGCACTGATACTGCTCATGGCCACCCTTACTCTCGGTGCCTACCTCAGAATTGGCGGAATCATGGACCACGAGCACATGTGGATGTGGGTTAGAGGAATTCTGACCCTCTCCCCAGTGGACCCGCCAACGCACCCACTTTTCCTTGTGCACATAACCTTGGCGCAGATTTACATGATGTACCTGCCGTTCAAGACGCTCATACATCCGATAGCGATATTCTTCGGTCAGAAGGTGATTCTGGACGAGAGGCACATTTACCCGAGGTGA
- a CDS encoding (Fe-S)-binding protein produces MVEEKVVEKGKERAVEVTKWRRVFDDYRAMSDEILRPDEPKKEKFLEAMRKYLTKQNWPFLLPYKLTLEACTKCGTCAEACTMYLGSGRKKIYSPVYRSDMLRKIYKKHFTLTGKLFGPLIGAKDPTEDDINALAESAYRCTVCRRCALACPFGLDNGLITRETRKIFADLGIVPDELKDNGVENQLKYGNAPKIPYEAFMDILEFIKEDIEDEKGVEVEIPVDKKGAKYLIMNNAGDYLAFTETVQGIVEIMNYVGEDWTLNSPKTGVNDIVNYGLFYSDEDLVRVMKAHVETAKKLDVEYLVVGECGHAYDSIAHFAKDLIPPEERPFKVISWMELLDQFIREGKLKLDKEKNPEPVTFHDSCKWGRTGGIYEEPRRILQAACKDFREMYPNREWNYCCGGGGGFAIMAKDDFLKFRMETYGKMKVQQLKQTGAKIIATICSNCKAQFREMINYYNLDMRFSGVSELVANALVYE; encoded by the coding sequence ATGGTTGAGGAGAAAGTTGTTGAGAAGGGAAAGGAAAGGGCTGTTGAGGTAACCAAATGGAGAAGAGTTTTTGACGATTACCGCGCAATGTCTGATGAAATTCTTCGCCCTGACGAGCCAAAGAAGGAGAAGTTTCTGGAAGCGATGAGAAAGTATTTGACCAAACAGAACTGGCCCTTCCTCCTGCCATACAAGCTAACGCTCGAAGCATGCACGAAGTGCGGTACCTGTGCAGAGGCCTGCACAATGTATCTCGGCAGCGGAAGGAAGAAGATTTACAGTCCCGTTTACAGGTCGGACATGCTGAGGAAGATATACAAGAAGCACTTCACCCTCACCGGAAAGCTCTTCGGGCCATTAATTGGCGCCAAAGACCCGACTGAGGATGACATAAATGCCCTTGCGGAGTCAGCCTACCGCTGCACAGTCTGCAGGAGGTGTGCCCTCGCCTGTCCCTTTGGTCTGGACAACGGGCTGATTACAAGAGAGACAAGAAAGATTTTCGCCGACCTCGGAATTGTTCCAGACGAGCTAAAGGACAATGGTGTTGAAAACCAGCTCAAGTACGGAAATGCTCCGAAGATTCCCTACGAGGCGTTTATGGACATCCTTGAGTTCATAAAGGAAGACATTGAGGATGAAAAGGGCGTGGAGGTAGAAATTCCCGTTGACAAGAAGGGAGCGAAGTATCTCATAATGAACAACGCAGGTGATTACCTCGCTTTCACTGAGACAGTTCAGGGAATTGTGGAGATAATGAACTACGTTGGGGAGGACTGGACTCTAAACTCTCCAAAAACGGGTGTCAACGACATTGTCAATTACGGTCTGTTCTACAGCGACGAAGATTTGGTCAGAGTGATGAAGGCCCACGTTGAGACTGCAAAGAAGCTGGATGTTGAATATCTGGTCGTTGGAGAGTGCGGGCACGCATACGACTCCATTGCCCACTTTGCCAAAGACCTAATCCCACCGGAAGAGAGACCATTCAAGGTCATAAGCTGGATGGAGCTTCTTGACCAGTTTATAAGGGAAGGCAAATTGAAACTTGACAAGGAGAAGAACCCTGAGCCCGTAACCTTCCACGACTCTTGCAAGTGGGGAAGAACTGGTGGGATTTACGAGGAGCCAAGGAGAATACTGCAGGCAGCCTGCAAGGACTTCAGAGAGATGTACCCGAACAGAGAGTGGAACTACTGCTGCGGTGGTGGCGGTGGATTCGCCATCATGGCCAAGGACGACTTCCTGAAGTTCAGAATGGAGACCTACGGCAAGATGAAGGTTCAGCAGCTCAAGCAGACTGGTGCAAAAATAATAGCAACAATCTGCTCCAACTGCAAGGCGCAGTTCAGAGAGATGATAAACTACTACAACCTCGACATGCGCTTCTCCGGAGTTAGCGAACTCGTTGCCAACGCCTTGGTTTACGAGTAA
- a CDS encoding threonine--tRNA ligase — MKLLLIHADYMEYEVKKKTKLAEPFDGKGERVEEVLVAFTSVEKGDDENVVRKAAEAIREVAEKVNAERIMIYPYAHLSSNLADAETAVKLLKQLEAELSDFEVHRSPFGWYKAFRISCKGHPLSELSREIGGEAEAEVTQALKDEEEKVVSYWYILTPEKELVEVEKFDFTGYEKLRKFVNYEIAKRRAVDVTPPHVEYMRRLELADYEPASDSGHIRYYPKGRLVKTLLEQFITRKCIDYGAMEVETPIMYDRNHPTLRRYLERFPARQYIIKGDKREFFLRFAACFGQFLMLSSSTITYRNLPLKIYELTRYSFRKEQRGELVGLRRLRAFTMPDMHTVAKDMEQAKEEFFNQYRLSVEVLREIGLEPEDYEVAVRITKDFYEENREFVHSLVDILKKPILIEMWDHRFFYFVLKFEFNFVDALDKASALSTVQIDVENAERYGITFVDSDGKEKHPYILHCSVSGAVERVMYALLEKAKFMLDEGRLPMLPVWLSPTQVRVIPVSERFVDAAIKIADDIARNGIRVDVDDRNETLGKKIRDAQTEWIPYIAVVGEKEIESGKLAVTVRAESTQKEQKRVEMSAEELAERVRSECEGKPFMPLPLPKLLSLRPSFR; from the coding sequence ATGAAGCTTCTGCTGATTCACGCTGATTACATGGAGTATGAGGTGAAGAAGAAAACGAAGCTTGCGGAACCTTTTGATGGCAAAGGTGAGAGGGTTGAGGAAGTTCTCGTTGCTTTCACCTCTGTGGAGAAGGGCGATGACGAGAACGTTGTTAGGAAGGCCGCTGAAGCCATAAGAGAGGTGGCCGAGAAGGTCAACGCTGAGAGGATAATGATTTATCCTTACGCCCACCTCTCGTCAAATCTTGCCGATGCTGAGACTGCCGTTAAGCTGCTGAAGCAGCTTGAAGCTGAGCTTTCAGACTTCGAGGTTCATCGCTCCCCCTTCGGATGGTATAAAGCCTTCAGGATTTCATGCAAGGGTCATCCGCTGAGCGAGCTTTCGAGAGAGATTGGAGGAGAAGCTGAAGCTGAGGTAACTCAGGCGCTGAAGGATGAGGAGGAGAAGGTTGTAAGCTACTGGTATATCCTCACCCCTGAAAAGGAGCTCGTTGAGGTGGAGAAGTTCGACTTCACGGGCTATGAGAAGCTGAGAAAGTTCGTCAACTACGAGATTGCCAAGAGGAGGGCTGTTGATGTCACTCCTCCGCATGTGGAGTACATGAGAAGGCTTGAGCTCGCAGATTATGAGCCAGCGAGCGATTCGGGGCACATCAGATACTATCCCAAGGGCAGGCTGGTGAAAACGCTCCTTGAGCAGTTCATAACGAGAAAGTGCATTGACTATGGCGCCATGGAGGTTGAAACTCCCATCATGTACGACCGCAACCACCCCACGCTGAGGAGGTACCTCGAAAGATTCCCTGCAAGGCAGTACATCATCAAGGGGGACAAGAGGGAGTTCTTTTTGAGGTTCGCTGCATGCTTCGGTCAGTTTCTGATGCTCTCCAGCTCGACCATAACCTACCGCAATCTCCCCCTGAAAATCTACGAGCTTACCCGCTACTCCTTCAGGAAGGAGCAGAGGGGAGAGCTTGTTGGATTAAGGAGGCTCAGAGCCTTTACGATGCCCGATATGCACACAGTGGCAAAGGACATGGAGCAGGCGAAGGAGGAGTTCTTCAACCAGTACCGCCTGTCGGTGGAGGTTCTGAGGGAGATTGGGCTTGAGCCTGAGGACTACGAGGTGGCGGTTAGAATAACCAAGGACTTCTATGAGGAAAACAGGGAGTTCGTGCACAGCCTCGTTGACATTCTGAAGAAGCCCATTCTCATCGAAATGTGGGACCACCGCTTCTTCTACTTCGTCCTCAAATTCGAGTTCAACTTTGTGGATGCGCTCGACAAAGCCTCTGCCCTCTCAACGGTGCAGATTGATGTGGAAAATGCCGAGAGATACGGCATTACCTTTGTAGATTCCGACGGGAAGGAAAAGCACCCCTACATTCTGCACTGCTCTGTCAGCGGAGCGGTGGAGAGGGTGATGTATGCACTGCTTGAGAAGGCAAAGTTCATGCTTGATGAAGGAAGGCTGCCAATGCTTCCAGTGTGGCTCAGCCCCACTCAGGTTAGGGTTATTCCCGTTAGCGAGAGGTTTGTCGATGCGGCCATTAAGATTGCCGATGATATCGCCAGAAACGGAATAAGAGTGGACGTTGACGACAGGAACGAAACGCTGGGCAAGAAGATTAGGGATGCGCAGACCGAGTGGATTCCATACATTGCAGTTGTCGGAGAGAAGGAAATTGAGAGCGGGAAGCTTGCAGTCACCGTAAGGGCTGAGTCAACGCAGAAGGAGCAGAAGAGAGTGGAGATGAGTGCAGAGGAGCTTGCTGAGAGAGTCAGGTCGGAGTGCGAGGGCAAGCCCTTTATGCCCCTTCCCTTACCAAAGTTGCTCTCTCTAAGACCCTCATTCAGGTGA
- a CDS encoding amidohydrolase, producing the protein MILIKNAKILTPKGIVEGNLKVEGKKISEIGGKAVKSDVVIDGSRKAVIPGFFNTHTHAAMTLFRSYADDMQLHEWLEKKIWPLEAKLDDKAVYWGTKLACVEMLKSGTVFFNDMYFFPEAIARAAEECGIRACVSAAFFDFFNPDLLELNLKNAVKSLREIEKYDVLRAIGPHAVYTVSLDGLRRAAEIAEEMDIFMHFHLAETEKEVLDFKKQHGKLIVQALDEIGFLSKRLIAAHSVWLEDAEIEILAKKGVSVAHCPASNMKLCVGKAIRYEAMKRAGVNFTLATDGAASNNNLDMLEEMKFAALLQKFHHSNPTLLKAEEVFEAATLNGAKAFGIKSGVIKEGYEADIVLVDLAKPYMQPEHSLIANLVYAASSGCVDTVIVKGEVVVEGGVFRSEEEELKIIEKANEVAKRLTGSA; encoded by the coding sequence ATGATTCTCATCAAGAATGCCAAGATTTTGACTCCCAAGGGAATTGTGGAGGGAAATCTGAAGGTTGAAGGGAAAAAGATTTCCGAAATAGGCGGTAAGGCTGTGAAGAGCGATGTCGTCATTGACGGCAGCAGGAAAGCTGTTATTCCCGGCTTCTTCAACACCCACACCCACGCTGCAATGACTCTCTTCAGGAGCTACGCTGACGACATGCAGCTTCACGAGTGGCTGGAGAAGAAAATATGGCCTTTGGAGGCAAAACTGGATGATAAAGCAGTTTACTGGGGAACGAAGCTTGCATGCGTTGAGATGCTGAAGAGCGGGACGGTGTTTTTCAACGACATGTACTTTTTCCCCGAAGCTATTGCAAGGGCGGCTGAGGAGTGCGGAATAAGGGCATGCGTTTCTGCAGCTTTCTTCGACTTCTTCAATCCCGATTTGCTGGAGTTGAACCTGAAGAATGCGGTGAAAAGCCTGAGGGAGATTGAGAAGTACGATGTGCTTAGAGCGATAGGCCCTCATGCTGTCTACACTGTGAGCCTTGACGGGTTGAGGAGGGCTGCTGAGATAGCGGAGGAGATGGACATCTTCATGCACTTCCATCTGGCAGAGACGGAAAAGGAGGTTTTAGACTTTAAAAAGCAGCACGGGAAGCTGATCGTTCAGGCTCTGGATGAAATTGGATTCTTGAGCAAGAGGCTTATCGCTGCCCACAGCGTCTGGCTGGAGGATGCCGAAATTGAAATTCTGGCGAAGAAGGGGGTGAGCGTTGCCCACTGCCCTGCGAGCAACATGAAGCTTTGCGTCGGTAAAGCGATAAGGTATGAGGCAATGAAGAGGGCTGGAGTTAACTTCACCCTTGCCACAGATGGTGCGGCAAGCAACAACAACCTCGACATGCTGGAGGAGATGAAGTTCGCCGCTTTGCTGCAGAAATTCCACCACAGCAACCCAACTCTGCTAAAAGCGGAGGAGGTTTTCGAGGCTGCAACGCTTAACGGGGCAAAGGCTTTTGGCATAAAGTCTGGAGTAATAAAGGAGGGCTACGAGGCCGATATTGTTCTGGTGGACTTAGCAAAGCCCTACATGCAGCCAGAGCACAGCCTCATCGCCAATCTTGTATATGCTGCCTCCTCAGGCTGCGTTGACACTGTAATAGTGAAAGGAGAGGTGGTGGTTGAGGGCGGGGTGTTCAGGAGCGAGGAGGAGGAGCTCAAAATAATAGAAAAGGCCAATGAAGTTGCAAAAAGGCTCACAGGTTCAGCATAA
- the thrC gene encoding threonine synthase has protein sequence MYLVALKCRICGTEYPPEPLYHCSLCFGPLEAVYDYEGIKESVSKEEISKRVQSVWRYREFLPTNHDPVDLGAGFTRFIHAKNLGECLGLKNLYLLDDSTNPTYSFKDRVVSVAVTKALEFGMDVVGCASTGNLAGSLAAHAAKAGLKAFIFVPAGIEKNKIVQALVHGATVVEVNGTYDDANRLAAEIAEKNRNWGFVNINLRPYYVEGSKTLAFEAAERLGWEAPSQVVVPVASGALLYSIYRGFKELETVGLIDSAEVAFNAAQPEGFPVARAVKERRQVEPIERFSTIVHSLAIGNPADGIFAKEVVERSGGYAEDPSDAEVIEAVKLLARTEGIFTELAGGVTVAALIRLVEDGRIDRDEKVVAYLTGNGLKTAEAVAETLSTVKIDARVEEFEKVLGR, from the coding sequence ATGTATCTGGTAGCGTTGAAGTGCAGGATATGTGGAACGGAATACCCGCCCGAACCCCTTTACCACTGCAGCCTCTGCTTCGGGCCGCTGGAAGCCGTTTACGATTACGAGGGGATAAAGGAGAGCGTGAGTAAAGAGGAGATTTCGAAGAGAGTGCAGAGCGTATGGAGATACAGGGAGTTTTTACCCACCAACCATGATCCCGTTGACCTCGGAGCAGGATTTACGAGATTCATACACGCAAAGAACCTTGGAGAGTGTCTGGGACTAAAGAACCTCTACCTGCTGGACGATTCGACCAATCCAACCTACTCCTTCAAGGACAGAGTCGTGAGCGTTGCAGTAACCAAGGCGCTGGAGTTCGGGATGGATGTTGTTGGATGCGCCTCTACCGGAAACCTCGCCGGAAGCTTGGCAGCGCACGCCGCTAAGGCTGGACTGAAAGCTTTCATATTCGTTCCTGCTGGTATAGAGAAGAACAAAATCGTTCAGGCTCTCGTGCATGGAGCTACGGTTGTTGAGGTAAATGGAACCTATGACGACGCCAACAGGCTCGCTGCGGAAATAGCGGAGAAGAACAGGAACTGGGGATTCGTGAACATCAACCTCCGCCCCTACTATGTGGAGGGAAGCAAAACCCTTGCCTTTGAAGCTGCGGAGAGGCTTGGATGGGAGGCCCCATCTCAGGTGGTGGTGCCCGTCGCATCTGGAGCGCTGCTTTACTCGATTTACAGAGGTTTCAAAGAGCTTGAGACAGTTGGACTTATCGATTCGGCTGAAGTTGCTTTCAACGCCGCCCAGCCTGAGGGATTTCCGGTAGCGAGGGCTGTGAAGGAGAGAAGACAGGTTGAGCCAATAGAGAGGTTCAGCACGATAGTCCACAGCCTCGCCATAGGGAATCCAGCGGACGGAATCTTTGCAAAGGAGGTTGTGGAGAGAAGCGGCGGTTACGCTGAAGACCCGAGCGACGCTGAGGTTATCGAGGCTGTCAAGCTCCTCGCGAGGACTGAGGGGATTTTCACCGAGCTTGCTGGAGGTGTGACAGTTGCTGCTCTAATAAGGCTGGTTGAGGACGGCAGAATTGACAGAGACGAGAAGGTTGTGGCGTATCTCACAGGAAACGGGCTTAAAACAGCTGAAGCTGTGGCAGAGACTCTGAGCACCGTAAAGATAGATGCCAGAGTAGAAGAGTTTGAGAAGGTCTTGGGGAGGTGA
- a CDS encoding MoaD family protein — protein MAIKVRLPASINQGDLEIDAEKLTVNQLIALLSQITGKDLEKILKRDGELSPFISIFVNGRNVRYAEGLETEVRSGDEVSIVPTVAGG, from the coding sequence ATGGCGATAAAGGTCAGGCTTCCAGCATCGATAAATCAGGGAGATCTGGAAATTGATGCGGAGAAGCTTACGGTAAACCAGCTAATAGCTCTGCTTTCTCAGATTACCGGCAAAGACCTCGAAAAAATTCTGAAGAGGGACGGTGAGCTTTCACCCTTCATCAGCATCTTTGTCAATGGCAGGAATGTGAGGTATGCTGAGGGGCTCGAAACTGAGGTAAGAAGCGGGGACGAGGTTTCAATCGTTCCGACGGTGGCTGGTGGTTAA
- a CDS encoding HesA/MoeB/ThiF family protein → MLNKEQVKRYGRQILIPEIGGRGQEKLLKAKVLVVGAGGLGSPAIEFLAAAGVGRIGIADGDEVDITNLHRQTIHAGNLGVNKAESAASFVEKLNPDVEVDVYPFHLSAENAREVISKYDVVLDCTDSFSSRFLINDACVLESKPFVHAAVLRFEGQIMTVIPHETACYRCFLPEAPPPGSVPSCREAGIIGTTTAFFGVLQANEAIKLILGTGELFTNRLLYADILHNDFNFIEVKKQEKCRVCGESGIEELRSDYYVETCRIEAD, encoded by the coding sequence ATGCTGAACAAGGAGCAGGTAAAGCGCTACGGAAGACAGATTCTGATTCCAGAAATTGGTGGAAGAGGTCAGGAAAAGCTTCTGAAGGCGAAAGTGCTTGTTGTGGGAGCAGGTGGGCTCGGAAGCCCCGCAATAGAGTTTCTCGCAGCTGCCGGAGTTGGCAGGATTGGCATCGCTGATGGAGATGAGGTGGACATAACGAATCTCCACCGCCAGACCATTCACGCAGGAAATCTTGGCGTAAACAAGGCTGAATCGGCAGCGAGCTTCGTTGAGAAACTCAATCCTGATGTGGAGGTTGATGTGTATCCCTTCCACCTTTCTGCAGAGAATGCGAGAGAGGTGATATCGAAATACGACGTCGTGCTGGACTGCACCGACAGCTTCAGTTCGAGGTTCCTGATAAACGACGCATGCGTTCTGGAAAGTAAGCCTTTCGTGCACGCTGCCGTGCTGAGATTTGAAGGGCAGATTATGACAGTTATCCCCCACGAAACTGCCTGCTACCGCTGCTTTCTGCCCGAAGCTCCTCCGCCCGGCAGCGTTCCGAGCTGCAGGGAGGCGGGGATAATAGGGACGACCACAGCATTTTTTGGAGTTCTTCAGGCCAACGAGGCGATTAAGCTCATTCTTGGCACAGGTGAGCTTTTCACCAACAGGCTTCTCTACGCCGACATCCTCCACAACGATTTTAACTTCATTGAGGTAAAGAAGCAGGAGAAGTGCAGGGTGTGTGGTGAGAGTGGGATTGAGGAGCTGAGGAGTGATTACTATGTCGAGACGTGCAGAATCGAGGCAGATTGA
- a CDS encoding sulfurtransferase TusA family protein produces the protein MITMSRRAESRQIEANEVLDIRGEVCPFTFIETKLKLEEMKSGEILRVIIDHEPAVRDVPRSVEQEGHEVLSVEKVGEKEWSILIKKK, from the coding sequence GTGATTACTATGTCGAGACGTGCAGAATCGAGGCAGATTGAGGCTAATGAAGTCCTTGATATTCGCGGAGAAGTTTGCCCTTTCACCTTCATCGAGACAAAGCTCAAGCTTGAGGAGATGAAAAGCGGGGAGATTCTTAGGGTTATCATTGACCATGAGCCTGCAGTGAGAGACGTGCCGAGGAGCGTGGAGCAGGAGGGGCATGAGGTTCTTTCAGTGGAAAAGGTAGGAGAGAAAGAATGGAGTATTCTTATAAAAAAGAAGTAA
- a CDS encoding DsrE/DsrF/DrsH-like family protein, whose translation MKLAIVLASGELEKVQAASIIASTAATLGEVMVFATMDGLMAFKKDVVENKAWKAGELGKGMIQANAPLFIDVLKQAKEVGNLKVYACGMVMDMLKMSLDDFVDIFDDVIGVTKFLGMVEDAKVLFI comes from the coding sequence ATGAAACTGGCAATTGTTCTGGCAAGTGGTGAGTTGGAGAAGGTTCAGGCTGCGAGCATTATTGCAAGCACCGCCGCAACGCTCGGCGAGGTAATGGTTTTCGCCACAATGGACGGGTTGATGGCCTTCAAGAAAGACGTGGTGGAGAACAAGGCATGGAAGGCTGGAGAGCTTGGTAAGGGCATGATTCAGGCAAATGCACCGCTCTTCATAGACGTTCTCAAGCAGGCAAAGGAGGTAGGAAATCTGAAGGTCTATGCCTGCGGTATGGTCATGGACATGCTGAAGATGAGCCTTGACGACTTCGTTGACATCTTTGATGACGTCATTGGCGTCACGAAGTTCCTCGGCATGGTTGAGGACGCAAAGGTTCTCTTCATCTAA